The nucleotide sequence CGTCCCAGAGGAACCAGAACCGGTCCTGGCCCGGCGTGCCGAAGACGTACAGCACCAGGTCGTCGCGGAGGGTGATGCGGCCGAAGTCCATGGCGACCGTGGTGGTCGTCTTCTTCTCGACCCCCTCGACGTCGTCCACGGGACGGCCGGCCTCGCTCAGCACCTCCTCGGTACGGAGCGGCTTGATCTCGCTGACCGCGCCGACCAGGGTGGTCTTGCCGACACCAAATCCGCCGGCGACGAGAATCTTCAGCGTCACCGGATCGGCGGGACGCTGCCTTCGGCTAGAGCGCCCGAAGACCATTGATCACCTCGCGGAGAATGCTCACGTCCGGCAGCTCGGCCGGCGGAACAGGACGGGTTACATGGACCAGTTCGTCATCGGCGAGGTCACCGACCAGCACCCGGACCACCCCGACGGGGAGGTCGAGGCCTGCGGCGAGTTCGGCGATGGACTGGGGTTGCTCGACACAGCGCTCGACGATCTCCACGTGTTCCGGGGAGAGCGTCTGGTCCCGGCGGGGATCCGATGCGCGGGGTTCGACGATGACGACCGCGATCAGGTCGAGCCGGTGACGGGTCGCGCTGCTGGTACGGCCGCGCGTCATCGCGTACG is from Streptomyces sp. NBC_00370 and encodes:
- a CDS encoding DUF742 domain-containing protein; translated protein: MSDAGQEPEAWFDGEAGPVVRPYAMTRGRTSSATRHRLDLIAVVIVEPRASDPRRDQTLSPEHVEIVERCVEQPQSIAELAAGLDLPVGVVRVLVGDLADDELVHVTRPVPPAELPDVSILREVINGLRAL